A segment of the Acidobacteriota bacterium genome:
TCGGCCATGCCCATGGGCTTGCGGTCACGGGTGCCGGCGAAGATGACGTCTTCCATGCGGGTGCCGCGAAGCGTCTTGGCAGACTGCTCGCCGAGGACCCAGGAGATGGCGTCTGCGATGTTGGACTTGCCACAGCCGTTGGGGCCGACGATGGCCGCCATGCCCTCACCGTGGAACTTCAACTCGGTGCGGTCACAGAAGGACTTAAAGCCGAGGATCTGTAGTTTCTTGAGCTTCAGCAACGTTCACTCCCTGGCTGGAAACCTCGCTGCGGCGGCACACCCCCGCTGGTTAAGAGGGAATGTAACCTGCCTAGTTAACAGAGGTCAAGCCTTTTATCCACAAGATGTTGTGGGTCGCGTCCACCGACCGCAGTATGTTGCACAGGCTGCGGTGCAGGGTGACGGACTCACGGACTTTGGAAACCAGGTGAGGATGGGAGGCGGGAGAACCGCGAGAGCGAGCTAAGGATAGCACAGATTATGGGGCAAAACCCGCCGAAAACCTACCACGGAGGCGCGGAGCCACGGAGAATCGAAGAGGGAAGACACGGGGCCGAAGGCATGGTCCTTCGACTCGCGGACTCGTCCGGGATGACAGAGCAAAAACCTAGCCTTCGCCGCCGACGCGCTGGAAGAAGCGGATGATGGACTCGATGCCGCGGTAGAAGTTCGGGATGTGGAACTTCTCGTTGGGGGCGTGCAGGTTGTCGTCGGGAAGTCCAAAGCCCATCATCACCGACGGGATCTTGAGGAACTTCTCGAAGTCGGCGACGATGGGAATGGAACCCCCACTGCGGATGTAGACCGTCTCCTTGTTAAAGACTTCTTTCATGGCGACGGTGGAGGCCTGGACGTATTTGTTGTCGGTCTTGATGACGATGGGGTCGGCGATGGAGAACTGCTTGATCTTGAGCTCGATGCCCTTGGGGACGATGGACTTCACAAACTCGGAGTAGAGCTTGAAGATCTCGTCGGGACGCTGGTCGGGGACGAGTCGCATGGAGACCTTCGCCGCCGCCTTGGCCGGGATGACCGTTTTGCCGCCGGTGCCGATGAAGCCGCCGGGCATGCCGTGGACTTCAAGGGTGGGCCGCGCCCAGGTGCGCTCGAGCACGGTGTAGCCCGCTTCTCCGGTGAGCTGCTTGGAGCCGACTTCTTTTTTGCGATATTCCTCCTCGTCGAAGGGCAACGACTTCCACGCCTTGAGCTCGGCGGCCGCCGGCTTCTCGACGCGATCGTAGAACCCGGGGATGAGGACCTTGCCGTTCTCGTCTTTCAACTTGGAGATGATGCGCGCGAGCGCTTCGAACGGATTCGGAGCGGCGCCACCGTACATGCCGCTGTGCAAGTCGGTCATGGCGCCCACGGCTTCGAGCTCGGTGTAGACCATGCCGCGCAGTCCCACGCACAGCGTGGGGAGGTTGGGCGCGAACATCTCGGTGTCGGAGACGAGCGCGAAATCCGCCTTCAGGCGGTCACTGTGCTCGCGCACGAACTTGGCGATGCCTTCGCCGCCGACCTCTTCCTCGCCCTCGATGATGATGCGGACGTTGAGGGGCAGCTTGCCGTTGCCGGTCTGGAAGAGGGATTCGAGGGCTTTGATGTGCATCCACATCTGGCCTTTGTCGTCCACGGCGCCGCGCGCGTAGATGTTCTGGTCGCGCTCGGTGGGCTCGAAGGGTGGCGTCTTCCATTCGTCGAGCGGGTCGGGCGGCTGGACGTCGTAGTGCGCGTAGCAGAGCACGGTCGGCTTGCCGGCGGCGTGCAACCAGTCGGCGTAGACCAGGGGATGTCCGGCGGTGGGGATGATCTCGACGTGCTCCAGGCCGATGCGCTTCATCTCGGCGGCAACGAAGTCGGCGGCGCGGCGGACGTCTGCTTTGTGCTCGGGCAGCGTGCTGACGCTGGGGATGCGGAGCAGGTCCTTGAGCTCGTTGAGAAAGCGCTGCTGATTTTCGCGGGCGAAGTCGAGAGCGGCTGCGGACATGGGGGACTCCAGCGGAGAGTGAGTAACCACTCAGTATAAACAAGTCATTGGGGCTCGGAGAACCCACCACAGAGACACAGAGCACAGAGGAGGAAGGAAGGGTGAATGATGAATGAAGAACAAAAAACGTGCCGAGGCGTGGTCCCTCGACTTGCGCTCGCTGGCGTTCGCACGTCGCTCGGGATGACAGCGGCATTGGTTCGCTAGCGCGCGAAGCGGTCGGGATCGAACGGAGTGAGATCGAAGGCGGGCGTGGCGCCGGTGATGAGGTCGGCGATGATGCGCGCGGTGATGGGCGCGAGCAGGATGCCGTCGCGGAAGTGTCCGGTGGCGACGAGGTATCCGGGGATAGAGGTGGGGCCGAGGATGGGAAGGTCGTCGGGCGTGGCGGGGCGGAGTCCGGCCCAGGCTTCGAGGAGCTTCATCTCGCCGATGGCGGGGAAGAGGTGCGCCGCCGCCTGGTGCAGATGCTGGATAGTC
Coding sequences within it:
- a CDS encoding dipeptidase, which produces MSAAALDFARENQQRFLNELKDLLRIPSVSTLPEHKADVRRAADFVAAEMKRIGLEHVEIIPTAGHPLVYADWLHAAGKPTVLCYAHYDVQPPDPLDEWKTPPFEPTERDQNIYARGAVDDKGQMWMHIKALESLFQTGNGKLPLNVRIIIEGEEEVGGEGIAKFVREHSDRLKADFALVSDTEMFAPNLPTLCVGLRGMVYTELEAVGAMTDLHSGMYGGAAPNPFEALARIISKLKDENGKVLIPGFYDRVEKPAAAELKAWKSLPFDEEEYRKKEVGSKQLTGEAGYTVLERTWARPTLEVHGMPGGFIGTGGKTVIPAKAAAKVSMRLVPDQRPDEIFKLYSEFVKSIVPKGIELKIKQFSIADPIVIKTDNKYVQASTVAMKEVFNKETVYIRSGGSIPIVADFEKFLKIPSVMMGFGLPDDNLHAPNEKFHIPNFYRGIESIIRFFQRVGGEG